Within Runella rosea, the genomic segment AAACCAGAAAAACTAAGTGTATTGTTGCATAGCATCAATAAGACACCGAGCGCACCCGCATTTTCTCATTTTTTTAAAAAACACCAAAACTTTTACTCTACTACTTAACACGCCCCTAGCGGTGGTTATGATGAATAAATCAAATCTTAATTCTATCCCTAAAATCGGCGTTTTATCCCTAAAATTTTGAGGCTTTTGCATGCCAATTTAGCTTTGGTGCATAATCAAAAGTAGGAAGCCGAAAATGCTATTTAGAGTAGGCAACAAATAGTTAATATCACTAAATCTTTACCCAAATGAAAACTTTTAAAACCCTTGTAATGATTCTGGTCATTGGCCTTACACTAACATCCTATGCTCAAGAGCGGGGGCGTTCTTTTAGCCCTAATTATCAAGGCTATTATTATTTACGGACCGCATTCACGGGCGATGCACTATCTCTTGAAAGCAATGGTTCAGCAAGTAATGTTATGAGTGGGGCATCGTTTATGTCTTCTCAAAAAGGTGCAACTGGAACAATGTGGAAATTGGTGCCCGATACTAAAAATAAAGGTTGGTATCGCTTAAAATCGAGTGACCAGGGCGATGGCAGATGCTTGGAGGCTAATACTGCCGGGGGAGAGAAAGATGGCAGGTCTTTTATGGATAATTGCCAAGATGTAACAGGTCAACTATGGCGATTAGATTTAGTGAGTGCCAACAACGGCGACCACCTCTATAGATTACGTACAATGCTACATGGCAACAACTTTTCTTTGGAAGGAAATAAGCCTGAAAATAAGTCTGTATATTCTGGCAATGCGTTTATGGATAAAACTCAAAATGTTTCGGGCCAAATGTGGAGACTTGTGCCCGTACAATAAAACCATAATTATAGTATTGAGACATGATATTCTGAACGTAAAGTAGTATAAAATGATCAGTTATTTATGTCTCAATACTATTATCTAAAAACTGCATATAGGCTATTATTAAATTGAAAATTTTAACCTTTTATCAACCAATCAAATTTCCAGCAAATCCACACATTTTATTATGAACAAATCATCCATTATTTCAGTCGTTTTATCAGTACTTGTTGTGTTCAGTAGTTTATTGTTTACCAGTTGTGAAGGCCCAGCAGGGGCAGTCGGTCCAGCAGGACCCGCAGGCCCGACAGGAGCGGTAGGCCAAGTAGGGCCTGTAGGGCCAGATGGACCGGCAGGACCAGCAGGACCGACTGGCAATGCCAATGTGATACAGTTCACATATGGGGCGAACAATTTTCCATTAGGAAAAGGTGCAGGTTATAACTTTAACTTACCATCTGATATCACGCCTGCAATACTAACTAGTAGCGCTGTATTAGTCTATCTGGCCGAAGCTAT encodes:
- a CDS encoding RICIN domain-containing protein encodes the protein MKTFKTLVMILVIGLTLTSYAQERGRSFSPNYQGYYYLRTAFTGDALSLESNGSASNVMSGASFMSSQKGATGTMWKLVPDTKNKGWYRLKSSDQGDGRCLEANTAGGEKDGRSFMDNCQDVTGQLWRLDLVSANNGDHLYRLRTMLHGNNFSLEGNKPENKSVYSGNAFMDKTQNVSGQMWRLVPVQ
- a CDS encoding collagen-like protein, whose protein sequence is MNKSSIISVVLSVLVVFSSLLFTSCEGPAGAVGPAGPAGPTGAVGQVGPVGPDGPAGPAGPTGNANVIQFTYGANNFPLGKGAGYNFNLPSDITPAILTSSAVLVYLAEAIPNSTAPLNWFSVPGVIVAGGVEHEFYMNYGTSSGGTGARVSVLRKVAASAALSARMRIVIIQANSLRNARQAAVDFSDYNAVKEFYGLKD